One Antedon mediterranea chromosome 1, ecAntMedi1.1, whole genome shotgun sequence genomic window, CTATAGCAACGGCTATTGGCAACATCCAAGATGAAACGACAACATTTGAAGATGCGACAATCGACAGCATGCACGTGGGAACGACGACAGTTGAAAACACGACCGTTAAAAACCTGCATATAGGAACGACGGTAGTTGAAAATTCGACCATCGACAATATCAACAAAGACACGACTAGCGCTAACGCAATGGCCACTGGCAACATCCGAGATGTGACAATAACAGACAAAGATACGACAATCTACAGCATGCATGTAGAAACGACGACAGTTGAAAATACGACCATTAACAGTATCAACAAGGAAACGACTACCGCTAAAGCAACGGCCATTGGCAACATCCGAGATGAAACGACAACAGTTGAAGATACGACAATCGACAGCATGCTTGCAGAAACTACGCCATTTGAAAATACAGCAACCAACATGGATGTAGAAACGACGAGAGTTAATGATCCAACTACTGACAACATGGATGTACAAACGATGACAGCTGAAGACTCTGCCCAAGCAAGCAATCAAAATGTCGGTATTGATGATGATacttatgattatgatttcaATTCATTTCTTATCTCATATTACGAGTTCGAAGGCAATATTGCAGACACATCAGGAAATGGAAACAGTGCCTCGGTTTCCATCGATTTTGCTATGAGTTTTTTCGTTGGTGTTATTGGTGAAGGAATTGCATTCAAAAATGGTAATCAGTATCAAATCGATTTTAGAACTATCAATTATTCTCAACTCAGACTAGGATTTACCATAAGCATCTGGTTTCTTCATTTTAACGGCAACAACAACAAACAGCAAAGCATTATTAGTAATGGATGTGAGACAGGCTGGGGAATTGAAACCATGAAAAAGCAAAACGAGCTTgttgtttctttctttcttaACGGGGTACTTGCATGTCAGCAAAGCATTGGTGGAGTCGATTTATGGCACCATATACTTGTTACATATGCTAATCAACAGTTTGAAATGTACATTGACGGTCGAAGTCAAAGTTGCTACATATGTTGTCACATTTTAGTTGAACAGTCCATTATCTCGGTAGCTCGACAATGTTCCTCGTACTTCAATGGTGTTATAGATGaactaaaaatatttaacaCAACATTATCGAGAGAGCAAATCTATACTCTATATGAAACAACTGTATCAAATGATGGGTGGGTTTTGTATGACGACTATGGTTACCTGTACTTTGATACCGAATAGCTATAGGGCTTTCCAATCTTTTATCGTTGACTGGATTTACCTTCAATTGTATTAAAAATCTATGAAGTTTATAAGGTTTGGCTATTAGTATTaaataatagataaataatGTACAGTGATGTGATGATGAGATCTAGAAAGCTTTTGATTTCAACCTAGGACCTAGaacttatgacgtcatatggaAGTACTATTTGATCTAACCACACACACAAGCACAAGGCCATACAAATAAGCAGCTGTACCAAAGATACTGGGCAAATATtgtagtatgtggagatacaacACTGGGATTTGGATATAGATCCTATATTGCAGACATTTTCAAAACTTCGCAAATCAAAAACATACTGTTGAGAAAAGGAATTTTATATAAACTGCAATATTAATAATGAGAAATTAGAAATGTGTATTAAGCATTTTTGAACAATTTAATAAGAACAGAAGGTCATAGTTTGCACGCAATAGAGCAGTCAGCATCCGAGATACTTTCCTTTTTGAagatgaaatataattattcattataattcaattacatcatttaaaaaaaaaatctataaacgTTGACGTTGATGCATgctaaaaattaattaaattaactttttgataaattaaaacGTTGAGCAATGATAGAGACAAAGAAACTTGATATCCATAttagagtgagtgagtggccgagcggttaagacagtggaaccgtaatcacgtagccataacatcggcaggggttcgaggctcactcactccatggttctggtggtagaacgagtcttctcggataaggactataaaccgtaggtccagtgtacacaacttgctcgtgtgcactttaaagaacctagtacatctttcgagacgagtagggggttaccccggtgtactagtacatcacagccactgatcaccaactgggccctctgggagatcagtctttgactgaagaggtcacccagtataaagataaaacaaacaaatattaaatacaataaaacatttagaaatattaataaataaactcaAATTGTGGaggtttttgttttaataaaacgATGTACAATTCAATAAGGATACCAATTTTCAAAACAGAGTCATATAGCTTGCACGCAATACCACTGtcagacattaaaaaaaaaatacaaaacagaatGGTGTCCAATATTAATAACAGAAATGTACGAAAATGTACATTGATTCATATCATATTAATGTGGGTAAGTAAAGAATTGTATTCATATTGGAAATTAGATAATTATGAATTTGAATCATTTTAATGGGCACATTCGTTCTTAACATTTGAAGAACAATATGTTGCATCGATAAGATTTCCAATGATAAATTCGGAAATGTTTGTAGGTCCACAAAGTGATAATTGTCCTCCTAATTCGTTTAACATTATGGTAGATGAATCGTATATATTCAATAGTTGTATACCAATAGATTTTATTCAAGATCTATACGAGATTTGTAATCTCGGAAATTAACTATAACAGGATATCTGATGAACTTCTCAGATACCAAGATTTTGTACTGCAGAGGAGATGAAATTGAGCATGTGGACAGATTTCACCAGCTTCTTTTATTTACTTCTTATGATACTGTTGGCCTTAAGGAAATTCCTTTATGTATTAATTCTTATTTATGTGAGATATTGAGAAGATTATTTCGGTGCAATCAACAGTAGTAGCCTACTTTTTTAGGTACCGGTAcctaaatgaatgaattaagaAATATAGAAAATTTACACTGGTTGGAGATGCActctaatacccctttcacactaAAAGCAAAACtgcggagacactccggagttggTGTTTTggtgttaaaatataaatattatctatatataaatttacgtaagggcaaaattcggtaaatcgcgccttacttctagaatttttactcgatggtatataaagttggttcgtactttcggtactgattttaaccacctgatgtaaccctgtttactaattaaattaagttagataattagttattgacgattaaaacgaatttaggttcaacgatttgccccaaataggggtgttttccgatcgttgTATACACtgctaatggatgtccgtcttgaaaaatacccgcagacaataatacgaggatgcttcgcattttcctatctcctcctacgataattgtttttaatggctgaaaaccggttgaacagctcgagtatagcatcataatgttgaagacaggccgattttctttaaaaaatactattttgatagatttaatatacgtttatacaaatgtattgatttgcgatgaatggaacattccaatctctgttccacaagtgtctattccctcaggcgtcgtaaaggcaagtacaggtactgtatactcataacagaaattcgatccatttttgtttcaatctgtgctgcagaggttggatataaattttttttaaacggataatgagctagcgttttcactcgccgtatattatgtacacatctttattattaaagtacatcacatgccctaaacgcagaacaactttggtgggtagggggtgggtaggaaccaacttaagtatgaatttgctctaagaaacaattgaaaaccattaggcctactaattaagttgagttagataatttaatatttattgacgattaaatcgaatttatgattttccccgaatagaggtggttttcacaaattgttttacattatataaacatatatacgtcgtagtgatgtatcgttacatgtactgtacgatttcaatcgactatgacggtgatagtttcaacaaagtattaaatcgcaatgttttactgtgtttagtggtatattatttgtaaaacatgaaaacaattaatatttcgttaataAATGggtaaagaatatatttaaaaattgttcttctttgcacccatcctcttccccatccctcaacccaaatgttacatacaaaccacaatttaagtttgtttaaatttgacttaaacaattggtctcattttgtgacaagtttatctttcggaagtaattcccagggtactaattttacagtacataaatcacagtgtctatctattcgttcctgtaaacgacatgtattattgtcctgcggtacgtatacatttgaaatcgccagtttttttaacgctgaaattattatgtattcgagaaccatctgtgggcacgacctagatggtacgcgagcgaagcgagcgtaccatctagtcaattaaaatgattcttaagatcgtcgctatgtaaaccAATAAAATAGAGGCCggtattttctattttattaaaaaaaacctggTGTTGCTAGGGTTGGTGTGAATGGGATATCTCAGGAGTTTCTCAGCGTTTTGAATTTCCACAAACCCCGGAGTAGTATCTCCGGAGATCATTGCGAAGTTTTGGTGTGAATGGGGTATAAGTGAACACAATatgattaataatatataagtcTGTTTAGTTTAGTACAAAGAAGTAATGCGGTACGTaagtaatattaaaacatttcgagtaggcctacaattccAGTCATTTTGGTCGACcgattaaaaaagaaattatcaatcaataattatataattaatagtataTATCGTATTGcacaaaatacataattataatcaattgcaAATTAGATAGTAAATTACTTCAGAGGAAGTCAGGATTTTATATACAATGTTCGAATCAAACTGAACAATGTACctttacaattataatattgaaGACTGTACTTTTGTATATACAACAATATCCAACGTTAATAGCTCTAGACAAATGTACTACATATTATATTGCAAACAATTTgatttgtaaatttgtaaagTCATGCATGATTTAATAATCTTGAATTAGGAacgttaatttaatattatcacatgGTATAAGTGTAACGGATGATGATGATCGACCTAAGTGCAATTGTGAGTAAAGATTCTGTACAAGTACAAGACTCCACGGAATAGTTGTAGACTGAGATTTGAAAGAAGATAGATTTGAAGATAGCAGAATGTTATGTATAAATAGTACTGAAATTCTACGAAAACGTACATTAAGTCACGTCATAATAATGTTGGTAAGTACAATGTCAAAGTATTTATAGACTAGGATAATGTTAAACTATTACAGGGTTGGAAGTGGAAGTAGCATTGAGTACTTTTTGGccgaaaaaaaaacaaaaccacaGCATTGACATGATTCTTATTCTACTTCTTTAGATTACTGTTTAGGCTTTATATAATGAtcgtattgttttttttttataatcatttcttttttttgttttcaatatttcatATATCAAATGGAATGAATtataacaatgttaatattttcCCTTTTTCGGTATTTTCatacatattattaaaaaatatgttttcagaattaataattgtatttatcgATATGTTTTTAATAGACAATTCTTGCAGTTCAGCGAAGTTACCTAGCGGATTGTAGGAATATCAGCGCATGCCCAGTCAACCAGACACTAGTCAAAGCTTCAGACGGATACAGTTGTGTCACGCTTTTAGTAAAAAATAAGTGTTTCAGATATAgtaaaaacatgacaaatacTGTTAATAATTTATCTAACCGAACGAAAACTGCTACTGAAATAATACATGATGGTATTTTGGCTCACTTCGCATTTGAAGGTAATACATTGGCAAGCTCAGTTGACACAGAAATCTACGGTGCCATGGGCGGTTCTGGAATTACCTTTGCACATGGATTTTTTAACCTAGGAATTGTTTTTACAGGCAATCAGAGAATGATGTTTGCATTGGAGGATTTGGATTTTGAATTTTCTGTCAGTTTTTGGTTTCATCATGTAGGTGATGATGGAAATCAAGTTATCATAAACAATGGGTGTGGTAGTGCTCACTGgcaaataatatcatattcaaCAAATATGGTTATGGTTGTATTTAccgataataatttattatctgGAACTGTCCTTGGTTTTGTTAAAGAACTCCAAGAATGGCATCATGTACTTATGACGTGTAATGGCTTTTTGATGTCCGTGTACATAGACGGCGTAATGGCAGGTGATGTTTATTTTAACCTTCCAGTCATGAGTTCTGATATTTTCGTTGGTCAAACATGACTGTTCCGATTCCAGTGATCCATTTAATGGTATGATAGATGaattgttaatatttaataGCTCTATACCCATAAACGTAATTCAAACCTTGTATCAGATCTAAAAATGATTAAAGTCAATGTTACAATGTATCAACTAGTGTGCCTGGGCTGGCTAAtcgcaatatatattttatatttattattattatgattatgaacatatatatataaaaatatattttatatttatttatatatatatgttcataatcagtgtaccatgtcccgcatgcgattttttttttcgtacataagttggggaccccctcatgaaacgtcacaaaataaacatgaataattcatcagttaaatttgttgttccgtgtgcacccaagcgtatagcaacaagaagcgattacacaactgcgatacgatactttctacagtaggcctaggttaggattctaagtcaattcacgcgattgccttcgcgcactcttcttcacacaaaatgtgtcgagtcgacgctaatcgacagctaggcaagacattaaactaagtagtaattcattggacatagcccaaagaaagcttagacccacaagaataaagaatgtgtataatttgtgtactgtattttttttaaattctgctattttattatcaaacaatgcatgtactcaaaggaactttaaaaatgcgcgtatatgaaaacatgagatgggaagattagacccacgagaataaaaaatgtatttttgtgtaatgtttattgtttaattttgctgacttattactcggattgtgtcatacctataacacacacacacacacacacacacacagctctactagaatagacatatgtctagagactaataattaggcctaggcctaatagtattaatagaaactataattttaacacgtaattctttagtaaattatattaaaaacactatcataaactaaaggctgattatttcgacaatccacacaaaacgccgctattcttctatgaaacaacaacaacagcgcggagataggcctagtaggccttaCGGCGAAGCTGAAATGATGCCTGGAAAAGCAATCCCGTTCCTCATCAAGCATAATACTTTTTTACTACATATACTGttctaaataaatactaatttaGTACAAAAAGTAAAAGTTCCACAAAAAAATACCTGGCGTTTGGTAGAAAATTACCGTTAAAGTTGGTAAATATGCCAACGATTTCTTACGAAATAGCGAGGCTGAAACAACTGGTGGCGCACTATAACTAGactgtactattattatcacggtttataagaaatatataggcaagttatttattatcaaaatagatttattctttatttttttaaataaatttggtgaatacaaatttatattaactctaaaattgaaatttagagTTAATAATTATCCCCcgacattaaaacatttataattacaaatggCTTCAACTGTTCGTATAATGGTTTCTCCCGACAGGTAGGCTATTAATAGCAGTAGAAATACAGCAGCAATATTATGCGAAGTTTATACCGTAGGATGTACATAGTGACTGATATGATTTAACTGTGAAACATATAGAACACATATTCCTAGTAATAAACACCAAtgcaatagtaaatttaaattattaaataaaatacaaacatcaaatatttgttttgtttcaatgtaattgtatttattctcatggttaatatttttctttatattctcatggttacacaatttcttttaatggttacacaatttctttatattctcatagttactatttttctttatattctcatggttacagtttttattattatattctcatggttaaattatttatttatattctcatggttacagtttttattattatattctcgtggttacattatttatattctcatggttacagtttttattattatattctcatggttatattatttatttatattctcatggtttccattttgttttcattttttttaaatctttttttttattcacatgcTCACAGTTTCTGTTTGCATAACCATGGTTAGTGTTTCACATTggttatagtgtaggcctattacattacagttactttttatgatgattttgttgCATTCAAAACCGTATAAactatatttcatattcatcTTCCTTATAGTCTAATTCATCATCTTCAATGCCATAGTCTGGTgtgtcttctttttcttctcttGTCCTGTTTTCACACTCATCTCATTCACACTCGAACAGTTAATCCTAGAGCAAGTGACTTTGGAGTCTGCCTTCTTCCTTTCCAAGCAAGGTACAGGATGTCCTGGCTTATCGATAAAATTTTCGTTCGAGTTTCTTCAGTAACATCTGAAAATGAGGTTTGTATAGTATCTTCTGCAGCACCAACACACTTTGCGATTAGATTAAACAACTCATATGGCACAATTTCAGATATGTCAACATCATTAATGTCCGCTGCTCTTGGAGGCCATTCACTCTGCATACCTTTGTTTGATTTGATGGCATTATTTACTATCGTACCTGCAAGTACATTTTATAGCATTGGGTGAATgaaacatagtaataataaatttatataaagcatatactgtattgtgtacAGCATTTATGATCGACACCACTTACTATcataacagttttgttttttgagtGTATACAGCTTTCACCTCTTTGATCCACAGCATTTCCTTAATTAtgcaataacatttattgttgttatttaaaaataaaccaatatatacaagttattgtattttaaccgTACCTGCAAAATATAGAGTCCTTAGTTTGTCTCTATTGTCACCATCAGTGGAGATTTCGTGTGTTGTAGAAGTAGTTGGAATATCTATGTCATACTTTGATGATTCATCTGTCTCCGTTGTACTTTTTCCTGATGACAAAAATGGATCAGCCACAAATCCAGGGGATACATTGCTAAAGTACACCAGAACTGATTCATTTctaattaagaaaaaataaataaaatatttagtttgaCCAATCcacaaaaagattttttttttaaattatccctggtgaaataatcatttaatataaacacacTAAGCAACTAACCTTCTTGTGGGTGAATAAAAAATTAGGTTAGGATAATCCATCCTGAGCTTCTTCTTCAACACGTCTGATCTATAAATAACacattaattgattataattaattgtaacATAGATACAATGAAGAAATTATTACAGTAACTGGATCTCAAAATTATTTCATCGTTTTTAAGAAGGAATCGACAGCCTACCTTATAGTTGACAAGTAAactttttctgttttttcaATTGATTTCATGAAAAGCTTTTGGAGTTTTGCGAGTCTTAGTATCTCCTGTCCATACTGTAACCGTTTATCAATTGCATCTCTGCAAAATACCTTATAGCTTTGCttatatgttaaaaaaacactttccaattccctgtaaataataataaatactgtattattaaaatatattttaatattttatagattttggtgtttaaaaattcaacatttagactgaagcaaataaataaaaaattaaaagtgtaaattaaaaaaaccaaCAGAGTTTTAGAAAGTTACGTTTTACTCACTTTCCAGAATCATGTCGTTTACGTGAATTAACAACTATTTTGGTGTAGTTTTTGTAACATTGGTCATGATATCGCACTTCAATACAAGCACAGCTTTTGCCTCGAATGTCTTTTAAAATACTTTCGTCCTCTCTCATTTCTGCAGCTTTTCGCAACATTCCTGtcataaatcaaatcaacaaaaGCAATAGTGTGTAATTCCTAAATGATTgaaatgatattttgttatgcATAACTACAGCATGGAGATATAAAATGTATAGCTCCATGTACACTATATAGCAAAGGTTCACATGGAAGAAATGTCCTGGAACACCTCATTATGCTGTACAGTAGGAAGGTTTTCTAATTGGATTACATCAGTTGAGCCTGCAAAACTCATTATAGGATGGGGATTAGAAAGCAGATTGATTAATTAACcatatgtttacaaatttaaaggataggagaaacaacaataacaagtaaattttttttcttcaaataattACCTGCATCATCTGTTAAAGCCTTTCTTAATTTATCATGACCTCTTTTGCCTTGGATCGTCACTAATTTGTCTTGCAATTTACAAATGATACATTTCTTTGGCAAAATAGTGGCTTTTTGAACCATTGCTGTGGCTGAACTACTCTCAAAAAATGCTTGGCCCTCTTAACTGGTGGCTCATCTGGGCTCTCACTGTCTCCTGCTTGGGATCTCTTTTTGGCAACTCTTGTTTCAGCCTAAACATCAATTTCAacgtataattaatttatacagcattttattttgtcttataTAGAGCCtatattggtatttaactaaaattaattttgtagcctactgaataatatatactgtataatataatatggcctaggcctagggcctggTACTACAGTAGTAGAAAGCCCAATCAACAACCAAGCACAGAAACTAAGGGCACAATATAGATCTATAAGTAAGTGCAGTAGCAccctatatactgtatcatttaACTATATTATTAACTCTTAGAGTATTCTGATAATAATCGAAACCAAATATTACCTTTTTTAGTCGAGATGTATCAGTATATCGCCTGTAACAGGTAGCATGAAAACCTAAGCCTGATGCTCGCGTACGACATCGTCAAACGATTTACCTTCATCAGACATACCAAGCTCCGTCAAATGTATGGCGATTTCCTTGCCGTCTCCATCTAATTTTATCCAACTCTTTGAACAGAGCAACACTTTATTCCATCGAATCTCAGTAATTGGACTGATAATTTCATTTGAATGCTTGTAAATTTGGAAAAAACAGTTCAACTTTACTTTGTCTGAGCGAGAAGATCCTTCCTCGTCGGACGCCATTTCGTGTTTACATCGTGCTGATTTTGACGTCTGCTGCCTAAACGTCGCGTATGATTGGTTTAACTGATGTCATGTGATACAAAATGGCAACTG contains:
- the LOC140049194 gene encoding uncharacterized protein isoform X2; translation: MTGMLRKAAEMREDESILKDIRGKSCACIEVRYHDQCYKNYTKIVVNSRKRHDSGKELESVFLTYKQSYKVFCRDAIDKRLQYGQEILRLAKLQKLFMKSIEKTEKVYLSTIRSDVLKKKLRMDYPNLIFYSPTRRNESVLVYFSNVSPGFVADPFLSSGKSTTETDESSKYDIDIPTTSTTHEISTDGDNRDKLRTLYFAGTIVNNAIKSNKGMQSEWPPRAADINDVDISEIVPYELFNLIAKCVGAAEDTIQTSFSDVTEETRTKILSISQDILYLAWKGRRQTPKSLALGLTVRV
- the LOC140049194 gene encoding uncharacterized protein isoform X1, producing the protein MVQKATILPKKCIICKLQDKLVTIQGKRGHDKLRKALTDDAGMLRKAAEMREDESILKDIRGKSCACIEVRYHDQCYKNYTKIVVNSRKRHDSGKELESVFLTYKQSYKVFCRDAIDKRLQYGQEILRLAKLQKLFMKSIEKTEKVYLSTIRSDVLKKKLRMDYPNLIFYSPTRRNESVLVYFSNVSPGFVADPFLSSGKSTTETDESSKYDIDIPTTSTTHEISTDGDNRDKLRTLYFAGTIVNNAIKSNKGMQSEWPPRAADINDVDISEIVPYELFNLIAKCVGAAEDTIQTSFSDVTEETRTKILSISQDILYLAWKGRRQTPKSLALGLTVRV